One Bacillota bacterium genomic window, GATGAGGACGTGTACGAACCCATCCCCGAATCCAAGCGTGTTCCTTGGCCATCCATGATGATGATCTTCGTTGGAATGTGGGTATCCCTTTACTCCGTCGCCATAGGCTATCACATTGGCATGAACCTATCTGCCGCCCCAGCTATCTGGTCATGCATCCTTGGGTATGGAATTGCGGGCATTATCGCTGCCCTCATGGGCGAGATCGGTAGAGCCAGGGGACTGCCAAGCTACGTATTGGCAAAAGGGCCCTTACAGTGGTACGGGCAGACCCTCATTGCCTTGGTCATGTTCACGGTCATAGGTTTCGGCTCAATAGGTTTGCAGGCTGACGCTGTGGGGCGTTCCATCGGGGAGACCTACCCCACGCTTTCTGGAAGCCTGAGGCCACTGGTGTCAGGACTCGTGTGTGCGATGATGATGCTAAGTGCGATACTGGGAATCAGGTACATGGCCAAGGTCAGTTGGGTCACAATGCCCTTCTTCTTCGTGATTTCGCTGATTGCCACGTTCATAGCTGTCAGGGGCTTTGGGGGCTTGCAGGCGGCCTTAGCCGTGGAAAAGACTGGAATGGACTTCTCTTACGCCGTGTTTCTGAATGCCGGGGCTTGGGGTGGCTTCGTCATGCTCATGGCAGACGTGAGCAGGTTTCTCAAGTCAAGAAGTGAAGCCCTTACAGTAATTCCCATCGCCTTCTTAATAGGGGCCATTCCACCCATATGTGGGGTGCTGCTGGGCGCGACCATCCAGGTCCCCTTGGAGGCCCTGTTCCCCACTCTAGGCCTAGGATTCTTAGGCCTGTTGTCCATCATCGGCATAGGGTGGACGACGAACGATAACAATGCCTATACTGCTGGACTAGCGCTGTGTACTGCCATTTATCCCTGGAAGAGAGTTGGACGAATGAAGATAACCATGATAGTGGCCGTGCTTGGAGTCATGGGCGCCATTACCGGAATAGGGAGACTGTCGGTATTCGAATGGATCGCTGGATTTCACGGCTCCTACAACATGAGTTTTGTTGGCGTATTGATCGCCCACTACTACATAGTATCCAAGGATCGATTCGTGCAAACAAACGGCTTTTCCGGACTGGTTTCATGGCTCCTAATAGGTACACTGAGCCACTTTCGTATGCTTCCCGTGCCTTTCATCACCGCCACGCTCTTTTCACTTGTGCTGTACCTAATCCTCTACTATGCGGTGGAGAAGCCTCTGTTTGGTGAGAGGGTGGAAGGCGGGATTGAACCCAAGGCTTTCGTGAGGAGCGCTCCATGATACCTGCCCGGTAACAGAAACTGACAGTGAGTGCTTGGGGTTTGCCCTGGAGAAGGCAGGTCACCGGCAATTGCCCCGCAAACGAAGATCACGCTGTGAGAAAAGGGCGCCCGAAAGGTGCCCTTCTCTCGTGGTAGTATGCCCGGCATGGGCGTTATCACTCCTTGCGGAAACATGGCCTGCCTTCCTTACCAACGGCAGAAGAATCCAATGCCCAGATCAGTTTTACTTGTGACCTGGGCTAAATCTAAGGCTGCCAAGAGAGCACTACCGGCTAGAGCGACCCCACCTTAGGAAGAAACCAGGGACAGCCCTCGCTACTGTTCGGGGTCTATAGTTGCGTGGGCTGGTCACTCTTTGCCCGGACTGGTGCCCTCCCTGGCGGCAGCGGGCTCGGGAAGGGAGAAACCGGGCATACTGCGGGATGCTCCTTGCCGGCGATCTCTTAGGAACTGCCATCTAGCATATTCTTGGCAACGGGTTTCCCACGAGCATCTGGAGCGGCCGGGTGCCTCCCAAATTGGTCTTGAGGTATACATTCCCCTTCCCTTTCTCCAAATGGCCGATGACCTCAGCACCCTGACTGAGCGGGTGCTGCCTCAGGGCGTCAAGTATACAGCTCTCCCTTCCCTGCTCCGCAACGATGACCGCTCTGCCCTCCGAAGGAAGGTATAACGGGTCCACACCCAGGATATCCGTTACAGCCCTGACCTTCCCGGACACAGGAATCCTGTCTTCCACTAGCAGGATGTCCAGGCTGCCGCTCCGGACCAGCTCTTTCAGGCAAGTGGCGAGCCCTCCCCTGGTGGGGTCCCTCATGAACCTGATGCTTCCAAGGTATGGCGACAACACCTCCAGGAGAAAGGTGAGCGGGGCGCAGTCGCTCTTGGGTGATTCATCCGTATCCAGGCCTAACCTGGAGGAGAGGATGGCCGCGCCGTGATCCGCGATGCTTCCCGTGATGATTACGCTGTCAAGCGGTTGAAGCCTGCTAGTGCTGAAGTCACATTCAGGATGGATCCTCCCGATACCGGTGGTATTGATGAAAATATCGCGGGGGTTGTACCCGCCGACCACCTTTGTATCGCCGGTTACCACTGGGACTCCCACTGAGCGCGCAGTCTCCGACATGGACTGGACTATCTCGGAAAGGACACTCACGGGCATTCCCTCCGCCACTATGAAGGAGGCAGACAGGTAAAGAGGCCTGGACCCGCTGACGACAAGGTCGTTGACAGTACCGCACACCGCCAGCTTCCCTATGTCCCCGCCGGGAAAGAAAGGCGGAGAGACGATGAAGGAATCGGAGGAAAACGCATACTTGCCCGCCTCCAGAGGGAACCTGGCCGAGTCGCCAGCCTCATCGAGGATGTCATTTCGAAAGGCTGGCAAGAACAGGCCATCCAGCAGCTGGTGTGTCAGAAGGCCTCCATCGCCATGGCTTAACAGGATGACGTCGTGTTCCTGAGGGGTGTTTTTCACTGTGGCACCTCTCCTCGGTTGTGGGAATGGCGCCGGTCACGATAGTGATAGTAGGCGCTGCAAGCCCCTTCTGAGGACACCATGCACGGTCCCATCGGAGAAAGTGGATCACAGCCATTATCAAAAAAGCTGCAGTCAAGAGGGCTCATTTGGCCAACTATGATGTCTCCGCACCGGCACAGGTGGTCGTGCCCCTCAGCGCTCTGCACGGGCTGAAGTGGCATCCCGAGCCTTCTTTTGGCATCGTGAGCAGCGTATTCGGCTCTGAGCTCCAGGCCGCTGCCGGGGATAAGACCGAAACCCCTCCACAGGGTGTCTCCTTCCTCAAAGCATCGTGACAGCATTCTCATGGCTTCAGGGTTCCCAGACTCCTTAGCGACGTGGGCGTAGGCGTTGACAGTCAGCGATCTGCCGGCGTTGACCAGGTTCAGCAACGTAGACAGCCCTAAGAGAAGGTCAACGTCCCCAAACCCCGTAACCACTGAAGGGATCCCGTACTCCCAGGCCAGGAAGTCAAAGGCCTTCTTCCCGATGAGGGTTGACACGTGGCCTGGCAGTATGAGGCCGTCAAGGCCGGTATTGCCTCTTCCCAAGAGAGCCCTCAACGCAGGTGGGAGCACTTTCACCGCGCTGTACACAGAGAGGTTGTCGAGTCTTTCTCTCTTAGCCTGGATCACAAGCGCCGCAATCGCCGGGGCGGTGGTCTCGAAGCCTACTCCAAGAAACACGACCTGCGCCGTGCTGTGTGACTTGGCAGCCTCGAGGGCTTCCATCGGAGAATAGCAGATGTGGATGAATGCGCCCTTTGCCCTTTCTTTCTCCAGGGATGTTCTGTATCCTGGCACCCTGAGAAGGTCGCCAAAGGTTGCCACGATGACATCGTCCATCTGCCCGATACCGATCATCCGGTTCAGGTCTTCCTGGTGGGTAACACAGACGGGGCAGCCAGGGCCGCTGATGAGCTCAATGACGTCTGACAACGCCTCGGTGATGCCTGTCCGGGCCAACGCAACGGTATGGGTGCCGCAGACCTCCATCAGCTTGACCCGCCTGCCCTTCTTGTGGGCAATCCGAGACCCAATATCCCTTATCTTCGAGACATACTCAGCGGATGCCAGGTTACTGGAATAGCCGGGGTGCCTCTCGGGATAATCGGCTCTAGCCTGCATCTTCTTGGTCCTCCCCCATGTCTCCCAGAAGCCGGGCCAAGAACTCGAGCCTGTGCTTGGCCAGTTCAGGATCGATGATCTCAATGGCAAACCCTGCGTGAACGACTACCGAATCCCCAGCGCTAACCTGAGGTACAAGGTCTATGCGTATCAGCTGTGTGATCCCCATGGTCTCCGCCCGGGCGACAAGCGAGTTACATATCTCCTTTACCTGCATTGGAACCCCGAGACACATCTTCCTGCCACCTCCTGTAAGCGATAACTGCCTGCCCGAGGGCAAGTCCTCCGTCATTGGTGGGTACCTTATCGTGAACCAGGACATTCATTCCCTGTTCAGTTAGGCTCCTGGTTGCCCTCTTGATGAGATAGGGGTTTTGCCACACCCCTCCCGAAAGCGCAACCGTTTCCAAAAAGGTCTCATAGCTAACGCTGTCAACAGCCTTGGCTATCGCCTCCACAACCGTATCATGGAATCTCTTGACAACT contains:
- the hypE gene encoding hydrogenase expression/formation protein HypE; translated protein: MKNTPQEHDVILLSHGDGGLLTHQLLDGLFLPAFRNDILDEAGDSARFPLEAGKYAFSSDSFIVSPPFFPGGDIGKLAVCGTVNDLVVSGSRPLYLSASFIVAEGMPVSVLSEIVQSMSETARSVGVPVVTGDTKVVGGYNPRDIFINTTGIGRIHPECDFSTSRLQPLDSVIITGSIADHGAAILSSRLGLDTDESPKSDCAPLTFLLEVLSPYLGSIRFMRDPTRGGLATCLKELVRSGSLDILLVEDRIPVSGKVRAVTDILGVDPLYLPSEGRAVIVAEQGRESCILDALRQHPLSQGAEVIGHLEKGKGNVYLKTNLGGTRPLQMLVGNPLPRIC
- the hypD gene encoding hydrogenase formation protein HypD; amino-acid sequence: MQARADYPERHPGYSSNLASAEYVSKIRDIGSRIAHKKGRRVKLMEVCGTHTVALARTGITEALSDVIELISGPGCPVCVTHQEDLNRMIGIGQMDDVIVATFGDLLRVPGYRTSLEKERAKGAFIHICYSPMEALEAAKSHSTAQVVFLGVGFETTAPAIAALVIQAKRERLDNLSVYSAVKVLPPALRALLGRGNTGLDGLILPGHVSTLIGKKAFDFLAWEYGIPSVVTGFGDVDLLLGLSTLLNLVNAGRSLTVNAYAHVAKESGNPEAMRMLSRCFEEGDTLWRGFGLIPGSGLELRAEYAAHDAKRRLGMPLQPVQSAEGHDHLCRCGDIIVGQMSPLDCSFFDNGCDPLSPMGPCMVSSEGACSAYYHYRDRRHSHNRGEVPQ
- a CDS encoding HypC/HybG/HupF family hydrogenase formation chaperone, which produces MCLGVPMQVKEICNSLVARAETMGITQLIRIDLVPQVSAGDSVVVHAGFAIEIIDPELAKHRLEFLARLLGDMGEDQEDAG